Below is a window of Gemmatimonas sp. UBA7669 DNA.
CAGGTCGAGGCCCCCGACAGCGCGCGCCACATTGCCCAGCGTATCGCTGCCCGTGTCGCCATAGGCGGCGGTATCGGGCGCCTCACCGCAGCCCACGCCGTCGAGCACGAGCAGCAGCGCGCGGCGGGCCTCAGCCTGGACAGTTGTGGGTTCGAGAGACGGCATCGCGAAGAGTTCAGGGACCAGCCAGATCGCGCTGGCTCACACCAGGGCGACGGACGACCGGGACACGCAGGGCGAGCCCCACCAGCAGTTCGTACGGTGACACGCCACCACGGGCGGCCACCCACTCGGTGGTGAGCAGGTCGTCGCCGTCGGCGCCCAGCAGCGTGGCCACGTCGCCGACCGCGCAGGGCTGGTCGGTGACGTCCACCATGGTCATGTCCATGGTGACGCGCCCCACCACCGGGCAGCGCGTTCCGTGGATAAGTACCACGCCGGCGTTGGAAAGATGCCGGCGATATCCGTCGGCGTACCCGGCGGCCAGCGTGGCAATGGTCCGCCGCGAGGGCGCCGTCCAGGTAGCCCCGTAAGATACCGACTCCCCGGCCTCCACGTGACGGAGATCGACAATCCGGGCGCGGAGATGCGGGACCTGCACAAGCCCCAGCTCGTCGGCAAACATGCCGGCGTAGAGCGCGATACCCGGCCGCGCGAGCTGGCCGGGGGAGCCCGTGGTCCGGCTCACGATGCCGCCGCTGTTGTCGCGGTGCGTGAGACAGCCGGCGGGCAGCACGTCTGCGAGGGCGGCCAGGGCCTCGTCAAAGCGGTCGTCCTGCTCGTCGCGGGAGGCCAGCGACTCGTCGGCCGAATGGAAATGGGTAAAGACGCCCTCGGGCGGATGGGCCGCGAGCACGCGGCGCAGCGGGGCGACCTCGTCCCAGCGCACGCCGGCGCGGGCCATGCCGGTGTCGATGGCCAGGTGCCAGGGGCGGAGCCCGCCGACGGGGCTGAGCGCGGCCCAGGCGGCGATATCGGTCTCGCGATGCAGGGTGGGGCGCAGATCCAGTGCGGCGGCGCGCGCGAGTTCCTCGGCGCGCAGTGGCGTGCTGCACACGAGCCGCGCCGTGCAGCCGGCGGCGCGCAGCTCCTCGGCCTCGTCGAGCGAGGCTATGCCGGCGCCCCAGGGGCGGTCCGCCACACTCACCGGAGTGGGCCTCTCGTCGGCAAAGGGCAGTCCGAGCGCGCGCGCGCATTTCACGGCCCCGAGGCCGTAGGCGTTGGCCTTGATCATGACCAGCAGCGGCACGCCCGCCCGCGCCCGCAGGACACGCGCATTGTGGCGCAGCGCGTCGTCGTCCACTTCGAGCCAGGCGCGATCGAGGTCCGTGGGACGGGCCGGGTATATTGGCGGAGTGGACATCCCGGCAATCCTAAGGGGTCCGCGCGCAGTTTTCATCGGTTCCCCGTCTGCCCAGCCATGCCCAGCTCACCGGAAACGCCCGGCGCCACGCCTCCCGCGGCCTCAACCACCACCGGGGCCCCTGCCCCGCGCTCGCTCGACGACGCGCTGGCCCTCATGAAGGACCTGCGCGCGCGCTGCGACTGGGACCGCGTGCAGACGCATCAGTCGCTCCGCCCTTACCTCATCGAGGAAGCGCACGAGGTGGACGACGCCATCGCGGGGGGCGACGATGCCACGCTGCGCGACGAGTTGGGCGACCTGTTCCTGCAGGTCCTGTTTCACTCGGTGGTGGCGGAGGAACGCGGCGCCTTCAGCATGCAGGATGTGGCGGGCGCGCTGGTGGCCAAGATGCACGCGAGGCATCCGCACCTGTACGGGGACGGCATCAAGCGGCCGTGGGAGAGCATGAAGGCGGCCAAGGCCACGCGCTCAACGCTCGAGGAGGGCCTGCCGGCTGGCCTGCCCTCGCTGCACCGCGCACATCGGCTGCAGGATCGTGCGGCCGGCGTGGGCTTCGACTGGGACAATGCACTCGGTCCGCTGGCCAAGGTGCGCGAAGAAGTCGAGGAGGTTGCGCGGCTCATTGATCCCGACACCGGCGCCGTGCGCGATGGCGATGCGCTGGAAGCCGAGCTGGGCGACCTGCTGTTTGCGGTAGTGAACGTGTGCCGGAAGACCGGCGTGCACGGCGCGTTGGCGCTGGACCGGACGAACGCGAAGTTCGTGCGGCGTTATGCGGCCATGGAGCGACTGGCGAGTGCCGACGGGAAGACGCTGACGGCGTTGTCGCTCGAGGAGCAGGATGAGTACTGGGATGCGGTGAAGCGGGAGGAGCGCGGCGCCCAGGATTGAACTCAAGACTCAAGACTTGAACTCAAAGCTCAAGGCTCACCGACAGTCCGGTCAGCTCTGAGCTTTGAGTAGAAGTCTTGAGTTTTGGGTTCAACGGCTGCCAACGTCTTACGGCGCCAGTCTTCCCATCATCCGCGGGAACGGAATGCACTCGCGGATGTGCTCGATGCCGCAGATCCACGCAATGGTGCGCTCGAGACCAAGTCCGAAGCCCGAGTGCGTGAAGGTGCCGTACTTGCGCAGGTCGAGGTACCAGCCGTAGGCCTCCACCGGCAGCCCCTCGTGCACGAGGCGCGCGAGGATCTTGTCGTAATCGTCCTCACGCTGCGAACCGCCGATGATTTCGCCGCGGCCCTCGGGCGCCAGCAGGTCGGCGCAGCGTACGGTGCGCGGATCGGCCGGGTTCTCCTTCATGTAGAAGGCCTTGGCTTCCTTCGGATAGTTGACCACGAAGACGGGCCGCTGGTACTCGTCCACGATCATGGCTTCGTCGGGCGCGCCCAGGTCATCACCCCACACGATGTCGCTGCCCTTGGACTGCGCGAGTTTGACCGCGTCGCCGTAGTCGAGACGCACGAAAGGCTGCGAGACACAATCGAGCTTGCTCGTATCGCGCTCGAGCACCTTGAGCTCTTCCTGTCGACGCTCGAGGACGCGCTCCACCAGATAGCGCACGAACGCTTCCTGCAGATCCATGTTGTCGTCCTGGTCGTACCAGGCCATCTCCGGTTCGATCATCCAGAACTCGGTGAGATGCCGGCGCGTCTTGCTCTTCTCGGCGCGGAAGGTGGGGCCGAAGGTGTAGATGCGACCCAGCGCCGCCGCGAGTGCCTCACCATAGAGCTGACCGGTTTGCGCGAGGTAGGCCGTGCCTTCCTCGAAGTACTCGGTGCTGAAGAGCCCCGCGCGCTCACCGATGGCGGCGGTGAGGATGGGCGTGTCGCAGCGCACGAAGTCGCGCGCATAGAAAAAGTCATGCACGGCCTGCTCGAGTTCGTGGCGCACGCGCATGATGGCCACCTGTCGCGGACTGCGCAGCCAGAACGTGCGATTGTCGAGCAGAAAGTCGATGCCGTGCTCCTTGGGCTGGATGGGATAGTCCAGCGGGCTCGTGCCGACAATCGACAGCGAACTGACACCCATTTCAAAGCCACCCGGCGCCCGCGCGTCGGCGCGCACGCTGCCCGTGACGGCCACACTGCTTTCCTGCGTGAGCTGCCCGAAGGCCTCCCAATCCGCCTCACTGACCTCGGCCTTCACCACCACGGCCTGCATGATGCCGGTGCCGTCGCGCAGCACGGCAAATCCCAGCTTGCCCTTGCTGCGCAGGTGGGTGACCCAAGCGCGCACGGTCACGGTGGCGCCTTCATGGTGCTTGAGATCGGCAATACGGACGGTGGTCTGATTCACGGGACCGACGGGCTGAAATCGAGGAAGCCGGCTGGTAAACGGGCCGGCACGAACCTCGAATAATGCACCACCGGCCCCCGCTCGCGCAGTAGGCTGACGGTAGTCTGGCAGGAGGCTGGCAGCAGCCTAGACGCGCGCCTGCAGCATGCTGCGCACGCGACTCACCAGCGCGTCGGGCGTGAAGGGCTTGGCGATGTAGCCGTGCTGCATGTCGTCAGGCAGCGGGTCGCCCTCCTGATAGCCCGACATGAACAGCACCGGGATGTCATAGCGCCGCGCCGCCATGGCGTCCGCCAGTTCGGCGCCGCCCATGCGCGGCATGACTACATCGGTGAGCACGAGTTCGGGCAATTCCATACCCTGCTCGAGCTTTTCGAGTGCGTCCTGCCCGTCAAAGGCCACTTCCACCCGGTAGCCATGCCGCCGGAGAATCTCGCCAACCAGCCGACGGAGACCGGCCTCGTCTTCCACCACCAGCACGAGCTCCCCGTTGGCCACGGCAGGTACGGGAGGCGCCGCCTCGGGATCGACGGCGGCCGGTTCGAGGCGTGGCCAGGCCAGACTGACGGTGGTGCCCTGCCCTGGCGCACTGTCCACGAACACATGGCCACCCGCCTGGGTGACAATGCCATACACGGTGCTGAGCCCGAGGCCCGTGCCATCACCCAAACGTTTGGTGGTGAAGAAGGGCTCGAACATGCGCGCCTGTACCTCGGGTGTCATGCCGGTGCCGTTGTCCTGCACCTCCACCAACACCCATTCGCCAGACGGCAGGCCGGCGTACGGCGCGGCACCCACCGCTGCGAGATCGAGGGCGCGTGTGCGCAGGTGAATACGGCCGCCGTTTGGCAGGGCGTCGCGGGCGTTGACCACCAGATTGACGATGACCTGCGACAATTGTCCGCCGTCGGCCAGCACGGGCAGCGGACCGGCACCGGTCTCCGTCTGCAGCTGCACCGTTTCGCCAATGAGACGACGCAGCATGCGATCGATGTCCTTCACGACACCGTTCACATCGAGGCGCGTGGGTGTGCTCTTCTGGCGACGCGAGAATGACAGCAACTGTGAGGTGAGCAGTGAGGCACGGTCACTGGCCTTGAGGATTTCCGCGAGATCCGTGCGCATATCGCCCAACTGCCGCGCCATGTCCGGAACGGACGATTCCGCCTGCAGTTGCGCGGCCTGCTGCTCGGCCAACTGCGCGAAGCCAACTATGGCCGTGAGCAGGTTGTTGAAGTCGTGCGCCACGCCACCGGCCAGCGTGCCCACGGCCTCCATCTTTTGCGAATGCAGCAACTGCTCTTCGAGCTCACGACGCTCGGCGGCCTCGCGCCGCAGATCGTCGTTGGCCTGGGCCAGTGCTTGTGTGCGCTCATCAACCGCGCGGCGCAAACGCTCCTGTCGTCCGGCGACGCCGTAGGACAGGGTGGCCAGCAGCAGCACAATGAGCGCCGAGGCCAGACGCGTCGGCCGCAGGTCGCCGAGCACGGATTGATGCCAGCCAAACGACGGTGCCGCCAACAGGGTCCAGTCTCCGTCTCCCACCGACACCGAGAAACTCACCGGATCCTGAGGCAGGCGGTCGAACGGCGCCACCGGCAAGCCTCGTCGGTCAAGCAGCGCCACCTGTACCGTGGACGGAAGGCGGGCCAAGTCCGCTTCGTAGAGCAGCTCCCCCACGTTCAGCACGAGTGCCACCTGATCGGGGAAGCCTTCGGCCTTCGCGGTCACCCGCAGACGCAACACGATTCCGACTCCGCCCTGAAGCAGCGGGAACGGACCGGCCATGGCCATGGCATCGGAGCGTCGTGCGCGCTCCACCCCGTCCCGCACTTCAGGATCGGGGTGTGTCATGAGGTCATAGCCCACCAGTGTCGCCGAGTCCGCTCCGGGATTGGTGGCCACAATGCGTGCGTTCCGCACCAACTGCACCGCACGCACGCCGGGCGCGGCCACTCGCAGACCGTCGGCAAAGGTGGGGAACTTGCGAGTGAGCTCGTCGGTGGAGGGCTGCAGGCTCACGAACTGGCGCAGCGCATCGAGACGCACAATGCGCCGCTGAAAGATGCCTTCGAGCAGCGTCGTATACGGCGCCACGAAGGCTTCCACGCGCGTGCGCTCGCGCGCGATAAGCTGACCGGCATACCAGCGATCGAACGCCGTGGCAACGGCCGCGCCCAGCAGCAACGTCAAACCCACCGCGCGCAGGCGGCGGACAAGAAACGATGGACGTTGTGGGGCCACCAGGGAATTCACCACTCGATCGGGAACCGGCGCGGTCCCAGCGACGTCGCGGGACTCCTGTCTAACATGACCCTCGGGACGCGTTTTCGTCACTCCGGCGGCCCGTTGGGTGACACCATTACCCCACCCGGAACAGGTCGAGCGCCCGTGCGTAGCCAACCGTGAGCAGTTGCCGCAATCCGGCATGGGCGGCATGAGCCAGTAGCGGGTCATTTCGCAGGATCTGATCCGCC
It encodes the following:
- the alr gene encoding alanine racemase, which translates into the protein MSTPPIYPARPTDLDRAWLEVDDDALRHNARVLRARAGVPLLVMIKANAYGLGAVKCARALGLPFADERPTPVSVADRPWGAGIASLDEAEELRAAGCTARLVCSTPLRAEELARAAALDLRPTLHRETDIAAWAALSPVGGLRPWHLAIDTGMARAGVRWDEVAPLRRVLAAHPPEGVFTHFHSADESLASRDEQDDRFDEALAALADVLPAGCLTHRDNSGGIVSRTTGSPGQLARPGIALYAGMFADELGLVQVPHLRARIVDLRHVEAGESVSYGATWTAPSRRTIATLAAGYADGYRRHLSNAGVVLIHGTRCPVVGRVTMDMTMVDVTDQPCAVGDVATLLGADGDDLLTTEWVAARGGVSPYELLVGLALRVPVVRRPGVSQRDLAGP
- the mazG gene encoding nucleoside triphosphate pyrophosphohydrolase codes for the protein MPSSPETPGATPPAASTTTGAPAPRSLDDALALMKDLRARCDWDRVQTHQSLRPYLIEEAHEVDDAIAGGDDATLRDELGDLFLQVLFHSVVAEERGAFSMQDVAGALVAKMHARHPHLYGDGIKRPWESMKAAKATRSTLEEGLPAGLPSLHRAHRLQDRAAGVGFDWDNALGPLAKVREEVEEVARLIDPDTGAVRDGDALEAELGDLLFAVVNVCRKTGVHGALALDRTNAKFVRRYAAMERLASADGKTLTALSLEEQDEYWDAVKREERGAQD
- the asnS gene encoding asparagine--tRNA ligase codes for the protein MNQTTVRIADLKHHEGATVTVRAWVTHLRSKGKLGFAVLRDGTGIMQAVVVKAEVSEADWEAFGQLTQESSVAVTGSVRADARAPGGFEMGVSSLSIVGTSPLDYPIQPKEHGIDFLLDNRTFWLRSPRQVAIMRVRHELEQAVHDFFYARDFVRCDTPILTAAIGERAGLFSTEYFEEGTAYLAQTGQLYGEALAAALGRIYTFGPTFRAEKSKTRRHLTEFWMIEPEMAWYDQDDNMDLQEAFVRYLVERVLERRQEELKVLERDTSKLDCVSQPFVRLDYGDAVKLAQSKGSDIVWGDDLGAPDEAMIVDEYQRPVFVVNYPKEAKAFYMKENPADPRTVRCADLLAPEGRGEIIGGSQREDDYDKILARLVHEGLPVEAYGWYLDLRKYGTFTHSGFGLGLERTIAWICGIEHIRECIPFPRMMGRLAP
- a CDS encoding hybrid sensor histidine kinase/response regulator, whose translation is MAPQRPSFLVRRLRAVGLTLLLGAAVATAFDRWYAGQLIARERTRVEAFVAPYTTLLEGIFQRRIVRLDALRQFVSLQPSTDELTRKFPTFADGLRVAAPGVRAVQLVRNARIVATNPGADSATLVGYDLMTHPDPEVRDGVERARRSDAMAMAGPFPLLQGGVGIVLRLRVTAKAEGFPDQVALVLNVGELLYEADLARLPSTVQVALLDRRGLPVAPFDRLPQDPVSFSVSVGDGDWTLLAAPSFGWHQSVLGDLRPTRLASALIVLLLATLSYGVAGRQERLRRAVDERTQALAQANDDLRREAAERRELEEQLLHSQKMEAVGTLAGGVAHDFNNLLTAIVGFAQLAEQQAAQLQAESSVPDMARQLGDMRTDLAEILKASDRASLLTSQLLSFSRRQKSTPTRLDVNGVVKDIDRMLRRLIGETVQLQTETGAGPLPVLADGGQLSQVIVNLVVNARDALPNGGRIHLRTRALDLAAVGAAPYAGLPSGEWVLVEVQDNGTGMTPEVQARMFEPFFTTKRLGDGTGLGLSTVYGIVTQAGGHVFVDSAPGQGTTVSLAWPRLEPAAVDPEAAPPVPAVANGELVLVVEDEAGLRRLVGEILRRHGYRVEVAFDGQDALEKLEQGMELPELVLTDVVMPRMGGAELADAMAARRYDIPVLFMSGYQEGDPLPDDMQHGYIAKPFTPDALVSRVRSMLQARV